A section of the Echeneis naucrates chromosome 12, fEcheNa1.1, whole genome shotgun sequence genome encodes:
- the LOC115051891 gene encoding ARF GTPase-activating protein GIT2-like isoform X1, with the protein MSKRVRSREVCADCSAPEPRWASVNRGVLICDECCSIHRGLGRHSSQVRHLTHSSWPPSQLQMVQTLYGNGANSIWEHSLLDPSSSVSGKRKANPQDRVHPNKTEFIKAKYQMLAYVHRMPCREDDSVTAKDLSKQLHSSVRTGNLETCLRLLSLGAQANFFHPEKGNTPLHIAAKAGQMLQAELLAVYGADPGALDSSGKTPIDYARQAGHQELAERLVEIQYELTDRLTFYLCGRRPDHRNGQHFIIPQMADSSLDLSEFAKAAKKKLQSLSNHQFEELAMDVYDEVDRRETDAVCLATQNHSTLVTDTTVVPFLPVNPEYSSTRNQGRQKLARFSAHEFATLVIDILTDAKRRQWGNSCDSPKETVELILQGIDSRHNSESQDNDQPDYDSVASDEDPVQEATCGDSCTDGRTKSSESSDLSDGPITVQEYMEVKSALTASEAKIQQLLKVNCHLSEELRLMQSKLNSLQTENTTLRWQTPSGQHYLQGPFGRHPPRGGRALSMYETGSSPKQYPQRAETARHEDGVILQPFPTNIGRGPLGTAASSLPTFPSSLSWSWDERSRRGCSLEGQTTMLENDCDITPNHAELGETDSPLPACDAVDPEEGEEDATLPCTEDVICKTEQITKNIQELLRAAQETKHESFLPCSEKICMAVTEMATLFPKRPSSETVRGSLCLLTSSASRLHGECQKAADHSPCPSDIQLVTQQVIQCAYDIAKAAKQLVTVTTKENNN; encoded by the exons ATGTCAAAGCGAGTCCGAAGCAGAGAGGTCTGCGCCGATTGCAGCGCTCCGG AGCCACGTTGGGCCTCTGTCAACAGGGGTGTGTTGATCTGCGATGAGTGCTGCAGCATCCATCGAGGTCTTGGTCGACACAGCTCACAAGTACGACATCTGACTCATTCGTCGTGGCCACCCTCCCAGTTACAG ATGGTCCAGACACTATATGGCAATGGAGCTAATTCCATATGGGAGCATAGTCTTCTGGACCCTTCCTCCTCAGTGAGTGGGAAGCGCAAAGCAAACCCCCAGGACAGAGTTCA cccCAACAAAACAGAGTTTATAAAGGCCAAGTATCAAATGTTGGCATATGTCCATCGCATGCCTTGTCGAGAGGATGACAGTGTAACCGCGAAAGACCTCAGCAAG CAACTCCATTCCAGTGTTCGGACGGGAAACCTAGAGACCTGCCTTAGGCTTCTATCTTTGGGAGCACAAGCCAATTTCTTCCATCCA GAGAAAGGAAACACCCCATTACACATAGCAGCCAAAGCTGGTCAGATGTTACAAGCAGAACTCTTGGCAGTTTATGGTGCTGATCCGGGGGCTCTGGACTCCAGTGGAAAGACCCCTATTGATTATGCAAG ACAAGCTGGGCACCAGGAGCTAGCGGAGAGGCTAGTGGAGATCCAGTATGAACTCACTGACCGTTTAACATTTTACCTTTGTGGTAGAAGACCAG ATCATAGAAATGGACAACACTTCATCATTCCGCAGATGGCAGACAG CAGCCTGGATTTGTCAGAATTTGCAAAAGCTGCAAAGAAGAAGCTACAATCA cTAAGTAACCACCAGTTTGAAGAACTTGCCATGGATGTTTATGATGAAGttgacagaagagaaacagatgCTG TCTGCTTGGCCACCCAGAATCACAGCACACTGGTAACTGACACCACAGTTGTACCATTTCTGCCTGTAAATCCAGAGTACTCATCCACCAGAAACCAG GGCCGTCAAAAGTTAGCGAGGTTTAGTGCTCATGAATTTGCCACCCTGGTGATTGATATTTTAACGGATGCAAAACGACGACAATGGGGTAATTCATGTGATAGTCCTAAAG aaacTGTGGAACTAATCCTTCAGGGAATAGACAGTCGCCATAACAGCGAGAGTCAGGACAATGACCAGCCTGATTATGACAGTGTGGCATCAGATGAAGACCCAGTACAAGAGGCCACTTGTGGTGACAGCTGCACTGATGGAAGGACCAAG AGCTCAGAGTCATCTGACCTCTCTGATGGACCAATCACCGTGCAGGAGTATATGGAGGTGAAAAGTGCGCTGACAGCATCAGAGGCCAAAATACAACAGCTCTTGAAAGTCAATTGCCACCTCAGTGAAGAGCTGCGGTTGATGCAGAGCAAG TTGAACTCCCTGCAGACTGAGAACACAACACTGCGATGGCAAACCCCCAGCGGGCAACACTACCTCCAGGGGCCCTTTGGACGACACCCACCCCGCGGGGGTCGTGCTTTGTCAATGTATGAGACAGGTTCTTCTCCAAAGCAGTACCCCCAGCGAGCTGAGACAGCCCGGCATGAGGATGGAGTCATTTTACAACCATTTCCAACCAAT ATTGGGAGGGGCCCTTTGGGGACggctgcttcctctctcccaaCCTTCCCCTCTTCCCTGTCCTGGTCGTGGGACGAGAGATCTCGAAGG GGTTGTAGTTTGGAAGGACAGACTACCATGCTGGAGAATGATTGTGACATTACACCCAATCACGCTGAACTGGGGGAGACTGA CAGCCCTCTTCCAGCTTGTGATGCTGTGGATCCAGAAGAAGGTGAGGAAGATGCCACGCTACCATGCACAGAGGACGTCATCTGTAAGACAGAGCAGATCACCAAGAACATACAAGAGCTACTGAGGGCTGCCCAGGAGACCAAACATGAAAG CTTTTTGCCTTGCTCTGAAAAGATCTGCATGGCTGTGACAGAGATGGCCACCCTGTTTCCAAAG
- the LOC115051891 gene encoding ARF GTPase-activating protein GIT2-like isoform X3, with protein MSKRVRSREVCADCSAPEPRWASVNRGVLICDECCSIHRGLGRHSSQVRHLTHSSWPPSQLQMVQTLYGNGANSIWEHSLLDPSSSVSGKRKANPQDRVHPNKTEFIKAKYQMLAYVHRMPCREDDSVTAKDLSKQLHSSVRTGNLETCLRLLSLGAQANFFHPEKGNTPLHIAAKAGQMLQAELLAVYGADPGALDSSGKTPIDYARQAGHQELAERLVEIQYELTDRLTFYLCGRRPDHRNGQHFIIPQMADSSLDLSEFAKAAKKKLQSLSNHQFEELAMDVYDEVDRRETDAVCLATQNHSTLVTDTTVVPFLPVNPEYSSTRNQGRQKLARFSAHEFATLVIDILTDAKRRQWGNSCDSPKETVELILQGIDSRHNSESQDNDQPDYDSVASDEDPVQEATCGDSCTDGRTKSSESSDLSDGPITVQEYMEVKSALTASEAKIQQLLKVNCHLSEELRLMQSKLNSLQTENTTLRWQTPSGQHYLQGPFGRHPPRGGRALSMYETGSSPKQYPQRAETARHEDGVILQPFPTNGCSLEGQTTMLENDCDITPNHAELGETDSPLPACDAVDPEEGEEDATLPCTEDVICKTEQITKNIQELLRAAQETKHESFLPCSEKICMAVTEMATLFPKRPSSETVRGSLCLLTSSASRLHGECQKAADHSPCPSDIQLVTQQVIQCAYDIAKAAKQLVTVTTKENNN; from the exons ATGTCAAAGCGAGTCCGAAGCAGAGAGGTCTGCGCCGATTGCAGCGCTCCGG AGCCACGTTGGGCCTCTGTCAACAGGGGTGTGTTGATCTGCGATGAGTGCTGCAGCATCCATCGAGGTCTTGGTCGACACAGCTCACAAGTACGACATCTGACTCATTCGTCGTGGCCACCCTCCCAGTTACAG ATGGTCCAGACACTATATGGCAATGGAGCTAATTCCATATGGGAGCATAGTCTTCTGGACCCTTCCTCCTCAGTGAGTGGGAAGCGCAAAGCAAACCCCCAGGACAGAGTTCA cccCAACAAAACAGAGTTTATAAAGGCCAAGTATCAAATGTTGGCATATGTCCATCGCATGCCTTGTCGAGAGGATGACAGTGTAACCGCGAAAGACCTCAGCAAG CAACTCCATTCCAGTGTTCGGACGGGAAACCTAGAGACCTGCCTTAGGCTTCTATCTTTGGGAGCACAAGCCAATTTCTTCCATCCA GAGAAAGGAAACACCCCATTACACATAGCAGCCAAAGCTGGTCAGATGTTACAAGCAGAACTCTTGGCAGTTTATGGTGCTGATCCGGGGGCTCTGGACTCCAGTGGAAAGACCCCTATTGATTATGCAAG ACAAGCTGGGCACCAGGAGCTAGCGGAGAGGCTAGTGGAGATCCAGTATGAACTCACTGACCGTTTAACATTTTACCTTTGTGGTAGAAGACCAG ATCATAGAAATGGACAACACTTCATCATTCCGCAGATGGCAGACAG CAGCCTGGATTTGTCAGAATTTGCAAAAGCTGCAAAGAAGAAGCTACAATCA cTAAGTAACCACCAGTTTGAAGAACTTGCCATGGATGTTTATGATGAAGttgacagaagagaaacagatgCTG TCTGCTTGGCCACCCAGAATCACAGCACACTGGTAACTGACACCACAGTTGTACCATTTCTGCCTGTAAATCCAGAGTACTCATCCACCAGAAACCAG GGCCGTCAAAAGTTAGCGAGGTTTAGTGCTCATGAATTTGCCACCCTGGTGATTGATATTTTAACGGATGCAAAACGACGACAATGGGGTAATTCATGTGATAGTCCTAAAG aaacTGTGGAACTAATCCTTCAGGGAATAGACAGTCGCCATAACAGCGAGAGTCAGGACAATGACCAGCCTGATTATGACAGTGTGGCATCAGATGAAGACCCAGTACAAGAGGCCACTTGTGGTGACAGCTGCACTGATGGAAGGACCAAG AGCTCAGAGTCATCTGACCTCTCTGATGGACCAATCACCGTGCAGGAGTATATGGAGGTGAAAAGTGCGCTGACAGCATCAGAGGCCAAAATACAACAGCTCTTGAAAGTCAATTGCCACCTCAGTGAAGAGCTGCGGTTGATGCAGAGCAAG TTGAACTCCCTGCAGACTGAGAACACAACACTGCGATGGCAAACCCCCAGCGGGCAACACTACCTCCAGGGGCCCTTTGGACGACACCCACCCCGCGGGGGTCGTGCTTTGTCAATGTATGAGACAGGTTCTTCTCCAAAGCAGTACCCCCAGCGAGCTGAGACAGCCCGGCATGAGGATGGAGTCATTTTACAACCATTTCCAACCAAT GGTTGTAGTTTGGAAGGACAGACTACCATGCTGGAGAATGATTGTGACATTACACCCAATCACGCTGAACTGGGGGAGACTGA CAGCCCTCTTCCAGCTTGTGATGCTGTGGATCCAGAAGAAGGTGAGGAAGATGCCACGCTACCATGCACAGAGGACGTCATCTGTAAGACAGAGCAGATCACCAAGAACATACAAGAGCTACTGAGGGCTGCCCAGGAGACCAAACATGAAAG CTTTTTGCCTTGCTCTGAAAAGATCTGCATGGCTGTGACAGAGATGGCCACCCTGTTTCCAAAG
- the LOC115051891 gene encoding ARF GTPase-activating protein GIT2-like isoform X2 — MSKRVRSREVCADCSAPEPRWASVNRGVLICDECCSIHRGLGRHSSQVRHLTHSSWPPSQLQMVQTLYGNGANSIWEHSLLDPSSSVSGKRKANPQDRVHPNKTEFIKAKYQMLAYVHRMPCREDDSVTAKDLSKQLHSSVRTGNLETCLRLLSLGAQANFFHPEKGNTPLHIAAKAGQMLQAELLAVYGADPGALDSSGKTPIDYARQAGHQELAERLVEIQYELTDRLTFYLCGRRPDHRNGQHFIIPQMADSLDLSEFAKAAKKKLQSLSNHQFEELAMDVYDEVDRRETDAVCLATQNHSTLVTDTTVVPFLPVNPEYSSTRNQGRQKLARFSAHEFATLVIDILTDAKRRQWGNSCDSPKETVELILQGIDSRHNSESQDNDQPDYDSVASDEDPVQEATCGDSCTDGRTKSSESSDLSDGPITVQEYMEVKSALTASEAKIQQLLKVNCHLSEELRLMQSKLNSLQTENTTLRWQTPSGQHYLQGPFGRHPPRGGRALSMYETGSSPKQYPQRAETARHEDGVILQPFPTNIGRGPLGTAASSLPTFPSSLSWSWDERSRRGCSLEGQTTMLENDCDITPNHAELGETDSPLPACDAVDPEEGEEDATLPCTEDVICKTEQITKNIQELLRAAQETKHESFLPCSEKICMAVTEMATLFPKRPSSETVRGSLCLLTSSASRLHGECQKAADHSPCPSDIQLVTQQVIQCAYDIAKAAKQLVTVTTKENNN; from the exons ATGTCAAAGCGAGTCCGAAGCAGAGAGGTCTGCGCCGATTGCAGCGCTCCGG AGCCACGTTGGGCCTCTGTCAACAGGGGTGTGTTGATCTGCGATGAGTGCTGCAGCATCCATCGAGGTCTTGGTCGACACAGCTCACAAGTACGACATCTGACTCATTCGTCGTGGCCACCCTCCCAGTTACAG ATGGTCCAGACACTATATGGCAATGGAGCTAATTCCATATGGGAGCATAGTCTTCTGGACCCTTCCTCCTCAGTGAGTGGGAAGCGCAAAGCAAACCCCCAGGACAGAGTTCA cccCAACAAAACAGAGTTTATAAAGGCCAAGTATCAAATGTTGGCATATGTCCATCGCATGCCTTGTCGAGAGGATGACAGTGTAACCGCGAAAGACCTCAGCAAG CAACTCCATTCCAGTGTTCGGACGGGAAACCTAGAGACCTGCCTTAGGCTTCTATCTTTGGGAGCACAAGCCAATTTCTTCCATCCA GAGAAAGGAAACACCCCATTACACATAGCAGCCAAAGCTGGTCAGATGTTACAAGCAGAACTCTTGGCAGTTTATGGTGCTGATCCGGGGGCTCTGGACTCCAGTGGAAAGACCCCTATTGATTATGCAAG ACAAGCTGGGCACCAGGAGCTAGCGGAGAGGCTAGTGGAGATCCAGTATGAACTCACTGACCGTTTAACATTTTACCTTTGTGGTAGAAGACCAG ATCATAGAAATGGACAACACTTCATCATTCCGCAGATGGCAGACAG CCTGGATTTGTCAGAATTTGCAAAAGCTGCAAAGAAGAAGCTACAATCA cTAAGTAACCACCAGTTTGAAGAACTTGCCATGGATGTTTATGATGAAGttgacagaagagaaacagatgCTG TCTGCTTGGCCACCCAGAATCACAGCACACTGGTAACTGACACCACAGTTGTACCATTTCTGCCTGTAAATCCAGAGTACTCATCCACCAGAAACCAG GGCCGTCAAAAGTTAGCGAGGTTTAGTGCTCATGAATTTGCCACCCTGGTGATTGATATTTTAACGGATGCAAAACGACGACAATGGGGTAATTCATGTGATAGTCCTAAAG aaacTGTGGAACTAATCCTTCAGGGAATAGACAGTCGCCATAACAGCGAGAGTCAGGACAATGACCAGCCTGATTATGACAGTGTGGCATCAGATGAAGACCCAGTACAAGAGGCCACTTGTGGTGACAGCTGCACTGATGGAAGGACCAAG AGCTCAGAGTCATCTGACCTCTCTGATGGACCAATCACCGTGCAGGAGTATATGGAGGTGAAAAGTGCGCTGACAGCATCAGAGGCCAAAATACAACAGCTCTTGAAAGTCAATTGCCACCTCAGTGAAGAGCTGCGGTTGATGCAGAGCAAG TTGAACTCCCTGCAGACTGAGAACACAACACTGCGATGGCAAACCCCCAGCGGGCAACACTACCTCCAGGGGCCCTTTGGACGACACCCACCCCGCGGGGGTCGTGCTTTGTCAATGTATGAGACAGGTTCTTCTCCAAAGCAGTACCCCCAGCGAGCTGAGACAGCCCGGCATGAGGATGGAGTCATTTTACAACCATTTCCAACCAAT ATTGGGAGGGGCCCTTTGGGGACggctgcttcctctctcccaaCCTTCCCCTCTTCCCTGTCCTGGTCGTGGGACGAGAGATCTCGAAGG GGTTGTAGTTTGGAAGGACAGACTACCATGCTGGAGAATGATTGTGACATTACACCCAATCACGCTGAACTGGGGGAGACTGA CAGCCCTCTTCCAGCTTGTGATGCTGTGGATCCAGAAGAAGGTGAGGAAGATGCCACGCTACCATGCACAGAGGACGTCATCTGTAAGACAGAGCAGATCACCAAGAACATACAAGAGCTACTGAGGGCTGCCCAGGAGACCAAACATGAAAG CTTTTTGCCTTGCTCTGAAAAGATCTGCATGGCTGTGACAGAGATGGCCACCCTGTTTCCAAAG